From the Serinus canaria isolate serCan28SL12 chromosome 21, serCan2020, whole genome shotgun sequence genome, one window contains:
- the C21H1orf167 gene encoding uncharacterized protein C1orf167 homolog isoform X2, with amino-acid sequence MNPVSSLLVNAHLSSHAADSPLRHELVVGPSLRSSSESVNTCHKSALTLGNLDPSNLESFQSLLQSSQISASLYCSVQRLKQESALMGIWGSLPLESESSPVIGHSCFAPDDLGPSILTMGEQLAAVKTSAPQARLRWSVPFAKDWSLSAVTRDFSLAEPLSGSYRYGYIGSNTWRTKISGGIQPQTLASGVGSGRLVGREADFSFRCSPFFRCQSLVKPSLETGSLYVQSQSNSPGNVVKGKQTSNGGSPCAESWKKNLSARLDPEVLQVLLETDLGGAQRNVCVAMCGTPAEVCVSITSHPGDKEFRPGQQLSVKSVEVSSSHVKCSKESEEVCHSRSPAARRTAAVGSSQSSPLGTPVEEGFNEHSDVDCMNMSREGRRNKYSYQSSRWNLEADGNLEQSEEYSVERNAKEPWCCEERNQTQKTLPREISENSFWSLKVNEQSFWHLRDKQILRRCFQAWRRYILWKRAATQLYRHQLLQKGFGALQWLVHQRRSQLEVAQQRHASTLLAASFQRWKEAMAKQSQKKALQPEPYSYTQSLSAGIFGVGRLATMTTSAQHQPATGYSKEVEQAYRMEGELWTQLRHRQRGDEFCWGVEAIRDMRQLAAFRLWRLQKELLSKEEARLLEAHALLEKKKLRNIFWMWHSQSLEMKEILRLTTQIQRNLVSRCFSTWKETVEQKALDRCNLAHLRAVSLRKHFQQWVEMLQVRGGDKLAVVNLFLLRWRQHYGAVMSSVADKSVTKRHEGQTSWTGERQFLEKTVYSFDDFCQKLKLQRVYLLWKTRLCEHHKADSFSQTLEQNKLRKTLKLWHQKYLMLKTIEQSSKHLHRAVNEEPLARLFSEDLSTSSGFDSSAPATLTSQSSLEKECSLSDSSQHGFSSPLTAEDVTHMSCHSSFLQLHQCTELPAELCLQSSFPASGRNWFVGNQFHSSVLQSPDNNSQPLTSYSAWEEGCSSDKEVKSCWQQAEQCCLQRCFIFWSAQTRHHVKAQQHCRRVQLSRAFLSWHHWVMENKNQKAAAALKHGVHCVQMAFSLWKRRLAQKVEVDRRFRCHVHQMTADALWHWHSCCQRKRALGELQQQWAWHSCQEKKRLVLQTWYHQTRKQKYAVLFWERFLLHRCLVAWAQVTACKLRQHEALSYFKRVREHRLLVGSFIKWRDKLWRAEQVPGGRNHKWQEPSPGKACHRWRVAARGQQALRLGSVATVKQACNYWTRAAAFSQCLRQRSTLIGVRKSRKMSLSWPTKSRRGREEDSAPTGHFPSAIQRWLVIYRSQNRAERLLERPDVVGPSHAHAKIQENAAEVDLEEWAKKSLGRRYLKRWHHTAVLRRCQHDRKLLCLARGWHQWREASRVVILAQVLDQQRLIEKAWRVWRQRYLQSCVVQNLLKEEARSLLSQAFGRWWQLTAFQCKDKGSC; translated from the exons aTGAATCCTGTGAGCTCTTTACTGGTCAATGCACATTTGTCATCTCATGCTGCAGATTCCCCTCTTAGGCATGAATTAGTGGTGGGTCCTTCTTTAAGGAGCTCAAGTGAAAGTGTGAACACTTGTCACAAGTCAGCCCTCACTCTGGGGAATCTTGATCCATCTAATCTGGAGtcttttcagtctcttttgCAATCCTCACAGATTTCAGCTAGCTTGTACTGTTCAGTCCAGAGGCTTAAGCAAGAAAGTGCTTTGATGGGGATATGGGGTTCCCTCCCTCTGGAGTCTGAATCTTCTCCAGTCATTGGCCATTCATGCTTTGCTCCTGATGATTTAGGTCCCAGTATCCTGACCATGGGAGAACAGCTAGCTGCAGTAAAAACCAGTGCTCCTCAGGCAAGATTGAGATGGAGTGTCCCATTTGCTAAAGACTGGAGCCTTAGTGCAGTGACAAGAGACTTCAGTCTTGCTGAGCCTCTCTCTGGCTCTTACAGATATGGATACATTGGCTCTAACACATGGAGAACCAAAATTTCAGGGGGCATTCAGCCACAAACCCTTGCCTCTGGAGTGGGCTCTGGCAGGCTAGTGGGTAGAGAAGCAGATTTCTCCTTCCGTTGCTCCCCTTTCTTTAGATGCCAGTCCCTGGTAAAGCCATCCCTGGAAACTGGTAGTCTTTATGTTCAAAGCCAAAGTAATTCTCCTGGAAACGTTGTTAAAGGCAAACAGACATCTAATGGGGGGTCTCCATGTGCTGAGTCTTGGAAGAAAAACCTTTCAGCCAGGCTGGATCCAGAGGTTCTGCAGGTGTTACTGGAGACAGATTTGGGGGGCGCTCAGAGGAATGTTTGTGTAGCCATGTGTGGGACTCCTGCAGAAGTGTGTGTGAGCATCACTTCTCATCCTGGAGATAAAGAGTTTAGACCAGGCCAGCAGCTTAGTGTTAAATCTGTAGAAGTCAGCAGCTCTCATGTTAAGTGCAGCAAAGAGTCAGAAGAGGTGTGTCACTCCAGATCACCAGCAGCCAGAAGAACAGCTGCAGTGGGCAGCAGCCAGTCCAGTCCTTTGGGTACACCAGTTGAAGAAGGTTTTAATGAACATTCTGATGTAGATTGTATGAACatgagcagagaaggaaggagaaacaaATACTCCTACCAAAGCAGCCGGTGGAATTTGGAAGCTGATGGCAATCTTGAGCAGTCTGAAGAATATTCTGTAGAAAGGAATGCCAAAGAACCATGGTGCTGTGAAGAAAGGAACCAGACACAGAAAActctgcccagagag ATCTCAGAGAACAGCTTCTGGTCGTTGAAGGTGAATGAGCAAAG tttCTGGCACTTGCGTGACAAACAAATCCTAAGAAGGTGTTTCCAAGCCTGGAGGAGATATATCCTTTGGAAGAGGGCAGCCACGCAGCTTTACAGACACCAGCTGCTTCAGAAGGGCTTTGGTGCTCTGCAGTGGCTTGTGCACCAAAGGAGGTCACAACTGGAGGTGGCCCAGCAGAGACATGCTTCAACTCTGCTAGCTGCCAGCTTCCAGAGG TGGAAGGAAGCTATGGCAAAACAGAGCCAGAAGAAagctctgcagcctgagccTTACTCCTATACCCAAAGTTTATCAGCTGGGATTTTTGGAGTAGGAAGATTAGCCACTATGACAACCTCAGCTCAGCATCAGCCTGCAACAGGGTACTCAAAGGAAGTGGAGCAGGCTTATAG GATGGAGGGAGAGCTGTGGACACAACTACGTCATAGGCAGAGAGGAGATGAGTTCTGCTGGGGAGTTGAAGCAATCAGAGACATGAGGCAGCTGGCTG ctttcagaCTGTGGCgcctgcagaaggagctgctgagcaaaGAGGAAGCCAGGCTTTTGGAAGCCCAtgctctgctggaaaagaaGAAGCTACGAAACATTTTCTGGATGTGGCATTCTCAAAGCTTGGAAATGAAAGAGATTCTAAGACTGACAACTCAAATCCAAAGAAACTTGGTCTCCCG GTGCTTCAGTACATGGAAGGAGACTGTTGAGCAGAAGGCACTTGACAGGTGCAACCTGGCCCATCTCAGAGCAGTATCACTGAGGAAGCACTTCCAGCAGTGGGTTGAGATGCTGCAGGTCAGAGGAGGTGACAAGCTGGCAGTGGTGAACCTCTTCCTCCTACGATGGAGGCAGCATTATG GAGCAGTTATGAGCTCAGTAGCTGACAAGAGTGTGACAAAGAGGCATGAAGGTCAGACATCATGGACTGGAGAGAGACAGTTTCTGGAGAAAACAGTCTATTCTTTTGATGATTTCTGCCAAAAACTGAAGCTGCAGAGAGTATATCTGCTGTGGAAGACAAGGCTGTGTGAGCATCACAAGGCTGA TTCTTTCTCTCAGACTTTGGAGCAGAACAAACTCAGAAAAACTCTGAAATTATGGCACCAAAAGTATCTCATGCTGAAGACAATTGAACAAAGTTCTAAGCACTTGCATAGAGCTGTCAATGAGGAACCTCTTGCCAGGCTGTTTTCTGAGGACCTCTCAACATCATCTGGCTTTGACAGCAGTGCACCAGCTACTCTGACCTCTCAAAGCTCATTGGAAAAG GAATGCAGTCTGAGTGACAGCAGCCAGCatggcttctcctcccctctgACTGCTGAGGATGTCACACATATGTCATGTCACAGTTCTTTCCTTCAACTCCACCagtgcacagagctgccagctgagctgtgcttgcagagctccttccctgcaTCTGG AAGAAATTGGTTTGTGGGAAATCAGTTTCACTCTTCAGTGCTACAGAGTCCAGATAATAATTCCCAGCCTCTCACCAGTTACTCTGCATGGGAAGAG GGCTGCAGTTCTGACAAGGAGGTGAAGAGTTGCTGGCagcaagcagagcagtgctgcctgcagaggtgCTTCATTTTCTGGTCAGCTCAAACTCGACACCATGTGAAggcccagcagcactgcaggcgCGTTCAGCTGTCTCG AGCCTTTCTCAGCTGGCACCACTGGGTCATGGAAAATAAGaaccaaaaagcagcagcagccctaaAACATGGAGTTCATTGTGTGCAGATGGCTTTCAGCCTGTGGAAAAGGAGGCTGGCCCAGAAAGTGGAAGTTGACCGAAGATTCAGGTGTCATGTTCACCAGATGACTGCTGATGCTCTGTGGCACTGGCATTCCTGCTGTCAAA GGAAGCGTGCTCTGGGagaactgcagcagcaatgggcctggcacagctgccaagAGAAGAAGAGGCTGGTCCTGCAGACATGGTATCACCAAACAAGGAAGCAGAAATATGCTGTGTTATTCTGGGAACGTTTTCTCCTGCACAG GTGCCTTGTCGCTTGGGCCCAGGTCACTGCATGTAAACTAAGGCAGCATGAAGCCCTCTCCTATTTTAAAAGAGTCAGAGAGCACCGTCTCCTGGTTGGGAGCTTCATTAAGTGGAGGGACAAACTCTGGAGAGCTGAACAAGTGCCAGGAGGGAGAAACCACAAGTGGCAGGAGCCCTCTCCAGGTAAAGCCTGTCACCGCTGGCGAGTGGCTGCAAGAGGACAGCAAGCCCTGCGCCTGGGATCTGTGGCTACTGTCAAACAA gCCTGCAACTACTGgaccagagcagctgccttttcCCAGTGCTTACGGCAGCGCAGTACCCTCATAGGtgtcaggaaaagcagaaagatgtCCCTCTCTTGGCCCACAA aaagcagaagaggcagagaagaagatTCAGCACCAACTGGACATTTTCCCAGTGCCATTCAGCGCTGGCTGGTGATCTACAGGAGCCAAAACAGGGCTGAGAGGTTGCTGGAGAGACCTGATGTGGTAGGACCCTCTCATGCACATGCGAAGATCCAGGAGAACGCAGCAGAGGTGGACTTGGAGGAGTGGGCTAAGAAGTCACTTGG GAGGAGATACCTGAAGAGGTGGCATCACACAGCGGTACTGCGCCGGTGCCAGCATGATAGGAAACTGCTCTGTCTGGCAAGGGGATGGCATCAGTGGAGGGAAGCCAGCAGGGTGGTGATACTGGCTCAGGTGCTG GACCAGCAGCGGCTGATAGAAAAGGCCTGGAGGGTGTGGAGACAAAGATATTTGCAAAGCTGTGTGGTGCAGAATCTTTTGAAGGAGGAAGCCAGGAGCCTCCTGTCTCAG GCCTTTGGGAGGTGGTGGCAGCTCACAGCATTCCAGTGTAAGGACAAAGGATCCTGCTGA
- the C21H1orf167 gene encoding uncharacterized protein C1orf167 homolog isoform X1, with protein MNPVSSLLVNAHLSSHAADSPLRHELVVGPSLRSSSESVNTCHKSALTLGNLDPSNLESFQSLLQSSQISASLYCSVQRLKQESALMGIWGSLPLESESSPVIGHSCFAPDDLGPSILTMGEQLAAVKTSAPQARLRWSVPFAKDWSLSAVTRDFSLAEPLSGSYRYGYIGSNTWRTKISGGIQPQTLASGVGSGRLVGREADFSFRCSPFFRCQSLVKPSLETGSLYVQSQSNSPGNVVKGKQTSNGGSPCAESWKKNLSARLDPEVLQVLLETDLGGAQRNVCVAMCGTPAEVCVSITSHPGDKEFRPGQQLSVKSVEVSSSHVKCSKESEEVCHSRSPAARRTAAVGSSQSSPLGTPVEEGFNEHSDVDCMNMSREGRRNKYSYQSSRWNLEADGNLEQSEEYSVERNAKEPWCCEERNQTQKTLPREISENSFWSLKVNEQSFWHLRDKQILRRCFQAWRRYILWKRAATQLYRHQLLQKGFGALQWLVHQRRSQLEVAQQRHASTLLAASFQRWKEAMAKQSQKKALQPEPYSYTQSLSAGIFGVGRLATMTTSAQHQPATGYSKEVEQAYRMEGELWTQLRHRQRGDEFCWGVEAIRDMRQLAAAFRLWRLQKELLSKEEARLLEAHALLEKKKLRNIFWMWHSQSLEMKEILRLTTQIQRNLVSRCFSTWKETVEQKALDRCNLAHLRAVSLRKHFQQWVEMLQVRGGDKLAVVNLFLLRWRQHYGAVMSSVADKSVTKRHEGQTSWTGERQFLEKTVYSFDDFCQKLKLQRVYLLWKTRLCEHHKADSFSQTLEQNKLRKTLKLWHQKYLMLKTIEQSSKHLHRAVNEEPLARLFSEDLSTSSGFDSSAPATLTSQSSLEKECSLSDSSQHGFSSPLTAEDVTHMSCHSSFLQLHQCTELPAELCLQSSFPASGRNWFVGNQFHSSVLQSPDNNSQPLTSYSAWEEGCSSDKEVKSCWQQAEQCCLQRCFIFWSAQTRHHVKAQQHCRRVQLSRAFLSWHHWVMENKNQKAAAALKHGVHCVQMAFSLWKRRLAQKVEVDRRFRCHVHQMTADALWHWHSCCQRKRALGELQQQWAWHSCQEKKRLVLQTWYHQTRKQKYAVLFWERFLLHRCLVAWAQVTACKLRQHEALSYFKRVREHRLLVGSFIKWRDKLWRAEQVPGGRNHKWQEPSPGKACHRWRVAARGQQALRLGSVATVKQACNYWTRAAAFSQCLRQRSTLIGVRKSRKMSLSWPTKSRRGREEDSAPTGHFPSAIQRWLVIYRSQNRAERLLERPDVVGPSHAHAKIQENAAEVDLEEWAKKSLGRRYLKRWHHTAVLRRCQHDRKLLCLARGWHQWREASRVVILAQVLDQQRLIEKAWRVWRQRYLQSCVVQNLLKEEARSLLSQAFGRWWQLTAFQCKDKGSC; from the exons aTGAATCCTGTGAGCTCTTTACTGGTCAATGCACATTTGTCATCTCATGCTGCAGATTCCCCTCTTAGGCATGAATTAGTGGTGGGTCCTTCTTTAAGGAGCTCAAGTGAAAGTGTGAACACTTGTCACAAGTCAGCCCTCACTCTGGGGAATCTTGATCCATCTAATCTGGAGtcttttcagtctcttttgCAATCCTCACAGATTTCAGCTAGCTTGTACTGTTCAGTCCAGAGGCTTAAGCAAGAAAGTGCTTTGATGGGGATATGGGGTTCCCTCCCTCTGGAGTCTGAATCTTCTCCAGTCATTGGCCATTCATGCTTTGCTCCTGATGATTTAGGTCCCAGTATCCTGACCATGGGAGAACAGCTAGCTGCAGTAAAAACCAGTGCTCCTCAGGCAAGATTGAGATGGAGTGTCCCATTTGCTAAAGACTGGAGCCTTAGTGCAGTGACAAGAGACTTCAGTCTTGCTGAGCCTCTCTCTGGCTCTTACAGATATGGATACATTGGCTCTAACACATGGAGAACCAAAATTTCAGGGGGCATTCAGCCACAAACCCTTGCCTCTGGAGTGGGCTCTGGCAGGCTAGTGGGTAGAGAAGCAGATTTCTCCTTCCGTTGCTCCCCTTTCTTTAGATGCCAGTCCCTGGTAAAGCCATCCCTGGAAACTGGTAGTCTTTATGTTCAAAGCCAAAGTAATTCTCCTGGAAACGTTGTTAAAGGCAAACAGACATCTAATGGGGGGTCTCCATGTGCTGAGTCTTGGAAGAAAAACCTTTCAGCCAGGCTGGATCCAGAGGTTCTGCAGGTGTTACTGGAGACAGATTTGGGGGGCGCTCAGAGGAATGTTTGTGTAGCCATGTGTGGGACTCCTGCAGAAGTGTGTGTGAGCATCACTTCTCATCCTGGAGATAAAGAGTTTAGACCAGGCCAGCAGCTTAGTGTTAAATCTGTAGAAGTCAGCAGCTCTCATGTTAAGTGCAGCAAAGAGTCAGAAGAGGTGTGTCACTCCAGATCACCAGCAGCCAGAAGAACAGCTGCAGTGGGCAGCAGCCAGTCCAGTCCTTTGGGTACACCAGTTGAAGAAGGTTTTAATGAACATTCTGATGTAGATTGTATGAACatgagcagagaaggaaggagaaacaaATACTCCTACCAAAGCAGCCGGTGGAATTTGGAAGCTGATGGCAATCTTGAGCAGTCTGAAGAATATTCTGTAGAAAGGAATGCCAAAGAACCATGGTGCTGTGAAGAAAGGAACCAGACACAGAAAActctgcccagagag ATCTCAGAGAACAGCTTCTGGTCGTTGAAGGTGAATGAGCAAAG tttCTGGCACTTGCGTGACAAACAAATCCTAAGAAGGTGTTTCCAAGCCTGGAGGAGATATATCCTTTGGAAGAGGGCAGCCACGCAGCTTTACAGACACCAGCTGCTTCAGAAGGGCTTTGGTGCTCTGCAGTGGCTTGTGCACCAAAGGAGGTCACAACTGGAGGTGGCCCAGCAGAGACATGCTTCAACTCTGCTAGCTGCCAGCTTCCAGAGG TGGAAGGAAGCTATGGCAAAACAGAGCCAGAAGAAagctctgcagcctgagccTTACTCCTATACCCAAAGTTTATCAGCTGGGATTTTTGGAGTAGGAAGATTAGCCACTATGACAACCTCAGCTCAGCATCAGCCTGCAACAGGGTACTCAAAGGAAGTGGAGCAGGCTTATAG GATGGAGGGAGAGCTGTGGACACAACTACGTCATAGGCAGAGAGGAGATGAGTTCTGCTGGGGAGTTGAAGCAATCAGAGACATGAGGCAGCTGGCTG cagctttcagaCTGTGGCgcctgcagaaggagctgctgagcaaaGAGGAAGCCAGGCTTTTGGAAGCCCAtgctctgctggaaaagaaGAAGCTACGAAACATTTTCTGGATGTGGCATTCTCAAAGCTTGGAAATGAAAGAGATTCTAAGACTGACAACTCAAATCCAAAGAAACTTGGTCTCCCG GTGCTTCAGTACATGGAAGGAGACTGTTGAGCAGAAGGCACTTGACAGGTGCAACCTGGCCCATCTCAGAGCAGTATCACTGAGGAAGCACTTCCAGCAGTGGGTTGAGATGCTGCAGGTCAGAGGAGGTGACAAGCTGGCAGTGGTGAACCTCTTCCTCCTACGATGGAGGCAGCATTATG GAGCAGTTATGAGCTCAGTAGCTGACAAGAGTGTGACAAAGAGGCATGAAGGTCAGACATCATGGACTGGAGAGAGACAGTTTCTGGAGAAAACAGTCTATTCTTTTGATGATTTCTGCCAAAAACTGAAGCTGCAGAGAGTATATCTGCTGTGGAAGACAAGGCTGTGTGAGCATCACAAGGCTGA TTCTTTCTCTCAGACTTTGGAGCAGAACAAACTCAGAAAAACTCTGAAATTATGGCACCAAAAGTATCTCATGCTGAAGACAATTGAACAAAGTTCTAAGCACTTGCATAGAGCTGTCAATGAGGAACCTCTTGCCAGGCTGTTTTCTGAGGACCTCTCAACATCATCTGGCTTTGACAGCAGTGCACCAGCTACTCTGACCTCTCAAAGCTCATTGGAAAAG GAATGCAGTCTGAGTGACAGCAGCCAGCatggcttctcctcccctctgACTGCTGAGGATGTCACACATATGTCATGTCACAGTTCTTTCCTTCAACTCCACCagtgcacagagctgccagctgagctgtgcttgcagagctccttccctgcaTCTGG AAGAAATTGGTTTGTGGGAAATCAGTTTCACTCTTCAGTGCTACAGAGTCCAGATAATAATTCCCAGCCTCTCACCAGTTACTCTGCATGGGAAGAG GGCTGCAGTTCTGACAAGGAGGTGAAGAGTTGCTGGCagcaagcagagcagtgctgcctgcagaggtgCTTCATTTTCTGGTCAGCTCAAACTCGACACCATGTGAAggcccagcagcactgcaggcgCGTTCAGCTGTCTCG AGCCTTTCTCAGCTGGCACCACTGGGTCATGGAAAATAAGaaccaaaaagcagcagcagccctaaAACATGGAGTTCATTGTGTGCAGATGGCTTTCAGCCTGTGGAAAAGGAGGCTGGCCCAGAAAGTGGAAGTTGACCGAAGATTCAGGTGTCATGTTCACCAGATGACTGCTGATGCTCTGTGGCACTGGCATTCCTGCTGTCAAA GGAAGCGTGCTCTGGGagaactgcagcagcaatgggcctggcacagctgccaagAGAAGAAGAGGCTGGTCCTGCAGACATGGTATCACCAAACAAGGAAGCAGAAATATGCTGTGTTATTCTGGGAACGTTTTCTCCTGCACAG GTGCCTTGTCGCTTGGGCCCAGGTCACTGCATGTAAACTAAGGCAGCATGAAGCCCTCTCCTATTTTAAAAGAGTCAGAGAGCACCGTCTCCTGGTTGGGAGCTTCATTAAGTGGAGGGACAAACTCTGGAGAGCTGAACAAGTGCCAGGAGGGAGAAACCACAAGTGGCAGGAGCCCTCTCCAGGTAAAGCCTGTCACCGCTGGCGAGTGGCTGCAAGAGGACAGCAAGCCCTGCGCCTGGGATCTGTGGCTACTGTCAAACAA gCCTGCAACTACTGgaccagagcagctgccttttcCCAGTGCTTACGGCAGCGCAGTACCCTCATAGGtgtcaggaaaagcagaaagatgtCCCTCTCTTGGCCCACAA aaagcagaagaggcagagaagaagatTCAGCACCAACTGGACATTTTCCCAGTGCCATTCAGCGCTGGCTGGTGATCTACAGGAGCCAAAACAGGGCTGAGAGGTTGCTGGAGAGACCTGATGTGGTAGGACCCTCTCATGCACATGCGAAGATCCAGGAGAACGCAGCAGAGGTGGACTTGGAGGAGTGGGCTAAGAAGTCACTTGG GAGGAGATACCTGAAGAGGTGGCATCACACAGCGGTACTGCGCCGGTGCCAGCATGATAGGAAACTGCTCTGTCTGGCAAGGGGATGGCATCAGTGGAGGGAAGCCAGCAGGGTGGTGATACTGGCTCAGGTGCTG GACCAGCAGCGGCTGATAGAAAAGGCCTGGAGGGTGTGGAGACAAAGATATTTGCAAAGCTGTGTGGTGCAGAATCTTTTGAAGGAGGAAGCCAGGAGCCTCCTGTCTCAG GCCTTTGGGAGGTGGTGGCAGCTCACAGCATTCCAGTGTAAGGACAAAGGATCCTGCTGA